The Solenopsis invicta isolate M01_SB chromosome 12, UNIL_Sinv_3.0, whole genome shotgun sequence genome window below encodes:
- the LOC105194011 gene encoding arfaptin-2 isoform X1 → MSQITVTSSGMERSIHEMLKDAPSLNESDSAVHTGTPPPHVSNNCSGDIHPRPATINLSLGSPTTQIYACIPIAVSVSPNTPVQNGDTQTMRTTQSKIESLKNWSISTYKCTKQLMYERLGKTSRTVDFELETQIELLRDTQRKYCNVLRLSRALASHFHHVVQTQHALGEAFSELAQKSPELQEEFLYNSETQRNLTKNGETLLGALNFFVSSVNTLCNKTIEDTLLTVRQYETARIEYDAYRTDLEALVQAAKSDSNNAARLEEAQANYEGHKQNFEKLRSDVSIKLKFLDENRIKVMHKQLLLFHNAVSAYFSGNQTALEATLKQFNIKVKSPNSTLPSWLEQ, encoded by the exons ATGTCTCAGATTACGGTTACCTCAAGTGGGATGGAACGCAGTATTCATGAAATGTTGAAAGACGCACCCTCCCTAAATGAGAGCGATAGCGCTGTACATACCGGAACTCCGCCGCCTCACGTATCAAACAATTGCAGTGGCGACATTCATCCAAGACCAGCTACCATAAACTTGAGCTTGGGAAGTCCTACAACTCAGATTT ATGCTTGTATTCCTATAGCAGTTTCAGTTTCGCCGAATACACCTGTTCAGAATGGTGACACGCAGACCATGCGCACCACCCAGAGCAAAATTGAGAGTCTGAAGAATTGGAGTATCTCCACATACAAGTGTACCAAGCAATTAATGTATGAAAGATTAGGGAAAACATCACGTACTGTAGACTTTG AACTCGAAACGCAGATTGAATTGCTCAGAGATACTCAGagaaaatattgcaatgttttgcGATTGTCGCGAGCTTTAGCGTCACACTTTCATCACGTCGTTCAGACACAACATGCTCTTGGGGAAGCATTTTCTGAATTAGCACAGAAATCGCCCGAACTTCAAGAGGAATTTCTGTATAACTCAGAAACGCagagaaatttaacaaaaaatggcGAAACACTTTTAGGGGCcttaaatttctttgtttccTCTGTGAATACCTTATGTAATAAAACGATCGAGGACACTCTGCTTACAGTGAGACAATATGAAACTGCAAg gATAGAATACGACGCGTATAGAACTGATCTAGAAGCTCTTGTACAAGCTGCAAAATCAGATAGTAACAACGCAGCAAGGTTAGAGGAGGCACAAGCTAATTACGAGGGACACAagcagaattttgaaaaattgcgcTCAGATGTTTCCATCAAGTTGAAATTTTTGGATGAGAACAGg ATTAAAGTGATGCATAAGCAATTGCTGTTATTTCATAATGCTGTATCTGCTTATTTTTCGGGAAATCAAACCGCATTGGAGGCGACTCTCAAACAATTCAACATCAAGGTGAAATCACCGAACTCCACCTTACCATCGTGGCTGGAACAGTAG
- the LOC105194011 gene encoding arfaptin-2 isoform X2 — protein sequence MSQITVTSSGMERSIHEMLKDAPSLNESDSAVHTGTPPPHVSNNCSGDIHPRPATINLSLGSPTTQISVSVSPNTPVQNGDTQTMRTTQSKIESLKNWSISTYKCTKQLMYERLGKTSRTVDFELETQIELLRDTQRKYCNVLRLSRALASHFHHVVQTQHALGEAFSELAQKSPELQEEFLYNSETQRNLTKNGETLLGALNFFVSSVNTLCNKTIEDTLLTVRQYETARIEYDAYRTDLEALVQAAKSDSNNAARLEEAQANYEGHKQNFEKLRSDVSIKLKFLDENRIKVMHKQLLLFHNAVSAYFSGNQTALEATLKQFNIKVKSPNSTLPSWLEQ from the exons ATGTCTCAGATTACGGTTACCTCAAGTGGGATGGAACGCAGTATTCATGAAATGTTGAAAGACGCACCCTCCCTAAATGAGAGCGATAGCGCTGTACATACCGGAACTCCGCCGCCTCACGTATCAAACAATTGCAGTGGCGACATTCATCCAAGACCAGCTACCATAAACTTGAGCTTGGGAAGTCCTACAACTCAGATTT CAGTTTCAGTTTCGCCGAATACACCTGTTCAGAATGGTGACACGCAGACCATGCGCACCACCCAGAGCAAAATTGAGAGTCTGAAGAATTGGAGTATCTCCACATACAAGTGTACCAAGCAATTAATGTATGAAAGATTAGGGAAAACATCACGTACTGTAGACTTTG AACTCGAAACGCAGATTGAATTGCTCAGAGATACTCAGagaaaatattgcaatgttttgcGATTGTCGCGAGCTTTAGCGTCACACTTTCATCACGTCGTTCAGACACAACATGCTCTTGGGGAAGCATTTTCTGAATTAGCACAGAAATCGCCCGAACTTCAAGAGGAATTTCTGTATAACTCAGAAACGCagagaaatttaacaaaaaatggcGAAACACTTTTAGGGGCcttaaatttctttgtttccTCTGTGAATACCTTATGTAATAAAACGATCGAGGACACTCTGCTTACAGTGAGACAATATGAAACTGCAAg gATAGAATACGACGCGTATAGAACTGATCTAGAAGCTCTTGTACAAGCTGCAAAATCAGATAGTAACAACGCAGCAAGGTTAGAGGAGGCACAAGCTAATTACGAGGGACACAagcagaattttgaaaaattgcgcTCAGATGTTTCCATCAAGTTGAAATTTTTGGATGAGAACAGg ATTAAAGTGATGCATAAGCAATTGCTGTTATTTCATAATGCTGTATCTGCTTATTTTTCGGGAAATCAAACCGCATTGGAGGCGACTCTCAAACAATTCAACATCAAGGTGAAATCACCGAACTCCACCTTACCATCGTGGCTGGAACAGTAG
- the LOC105194011 gene encoding arfaptin-2 isoform X3 — translation MSQITVTSSGMERSIHEMLKDAPSLNESDSAVHTGTPPPHVSNNCSGDIHPRPATINLSLGSPTTQIFSVSPNTPVQNGDTQTMRTTQSKIESLKNWSISTYKCTKQLMYERLGKTSRTVDFELETQIELLRDTQRKYCNVLRLSRALASHFHHVVQTQHALGEAFSELAQKSPELQEEFLYNSETQRNLTKNGETLLGALNFFVSSVNTLCNKTIEDTLLTVRQYETARIEYDAYRTDLEALVQAAKSDSNNAARLEEAQANYEGHKQNFEKLRSDVSIKLKFLDENRIKVMHKQLLLFHNAVSAYFSGNQTALEATLKQFNIKVKSPNSTLPSWLEQ, via the exons ATGTCTCAGATTACGGTTACCTCAAGTGGGATGGAACGCAGTATTCATGAAATGTTGAAAGACGCACCCTCCCTAAATGAGAGCGATAGCGCTGTACATACCGGAACTCCGCCGCCTCACGTATCAAACAATTGCAGTGGCGACATTCATCCAAGACCAGCTACCATAAACTTGAGCTTGGGAAGTCCTACAACTCAGATTT TTTCAGTTTCGCCGAATACACCTGTTCAGAATGGTGACACGCAGACCATGCGCACCACCCAGAGCAAAATTGAGAGTCTGAAGAATTGGAGTATCTCCACATACAAGTGTACCAAGCAATTAATGTATGAAAGATTAGGGAAAACATCACGTACTGTAGACTTTG AACTCGAAACGCAGATTGAATTGCTCAGAGATACTCAGagaaaatattgcaatgttttgcGATTGTCGCGAGCTTTAGCGTCACACTTTCATCACGTCGTTCAGACACAACATGCTCTTGGGGAAGCATTTTCTGAATTAGCACAGAAATCGCCCGAACTTCAAGAGGAATTTCTGTATAACTCAGAAACGCagagaaatttaacaaaaaatggcGAAACACTTTTAGGGGCcttaaatttctttgtttccTCTGTGAATACCTTATGTAATAAAACGATCGAGGACACTCTGCTTACAGTGAGACAATATGAAACTGCAAg gATAGAATACGACGCGTATAGAACTGATCTAGAAGCTCTTGTACAAGCTGCAAAATCAGATAGTAACAACGCAGCAAGGTTAGAGGAGGCACAAGCTAATTACGAGGGACACAagcagaattttgaaaaattgcgcTCAGATGTTTCCATCAAGTTGAAATTTTTGGATGAGAACAGg ATTAAAGTGATGCATAAGCAATTGCTGTTATTTCATAATGCTGTATCTGCTTATTTTTCGGGAAATCAAACCGCATTGGAGGCGACTCTCAAACAATTCAACATCAAGGTGAAATCACCGAACTCCACCTTACCATCGTGGCTGGAACAGTAG